From Cellulosimicrobium sp. ES-005, one genomic window encodes:
- the cimA gene encoding citramalate synthase, with translation MTSATTPVTGPREARVFHVYDTTLRDGAQQEGMNLSVADKLAIAPLLDELGVGFIEGGWPGAVPKDTEFFRRAAKELDLRHAVLAAFGSTRKAGLRAWDDPQVRALVDSEAPVVTLVAKSDVRHVERALRTTPEEGLAMITDTVSFLVGEGRRVVVDAEHFFDGYRHDPAFTRSAVQAAFEAGAEVVALCDTNGGMLPTWVVEIVEELRDAVGLPHGRDALPGDALLGMHAHNDSGCAVANTLAAVEAGAAHVQGTVNGYGERTGNVDLLTVVANLELKHGLRTLTGEGLEESTRISHAISEITNISPYARQPYVGASAFAHKAGLHASAIKVDPDLYQHIDPTAVGNDIRMLVSDMAGRASIELKGRELGFDLSGQGELLTRVTNRVKDDEANGYTYEAADASFELLLREEITGERPPYFRVESWRTIVERAGSRGTEATAEATVKLHAGGERIVTTGEGNGPVNALDHALRLALGRVYPEIDVFELIDFKVRILDTEQGTDAITRVLIETTDGSTSWSTVGVGPNLIEAAWEALTDSAIYGLVHAGVDPR, from the coding sequence ATGACCTCGGCGACGACCCCCGTGACCGGCCCCCGCGAGGCCCGGGTCTTCCACGTCTACGACACGACCCTGCGCGACGGCGCGCAGCAGGAGGGCATGAACCTCTCCGTCGCCGACAAGCTCGCCATCGCCCCGCTGCTCGACGAGCTCGGCGTCGGGTTCATCGAGGGCGGCTGGCCGGGCGCGGTGCCCAAGGACACGGAGTTCTTCCGCCGCGCGGCCAAGGAGCTCGACCTGCGCCACGCCGTGCTCGCGGCGTTCGGCTCGACCCGCAAGGCCGGGCTGCGCGCGTGGGACGACCCGCAGGTCCGGGCGCTCGTCGACTCCGAGGCGCCCGTCGTGACGCTCGTCGCCAAGTCGGACGTGCGGCACGTCGAGCGTGCGCTGCGCACGACGCCCGAGGAGGGGCTCGCCATGATCACCGACACGGTGTCGTTCCTCGTGGGCGAGGGCCGGCGGGTCGTCGTCGACGCGGAGCACTTCTTCGACGGCTACCGGCACGACCCGGCGTTCACGCGCTCCGCCGTGCAGGCCGCGTTCGAGGCCGGGGCCGAGGTCGTCGCCCTGTGCGACACCAACGGCGGGATGCTGCCGACCTGGGTCGTCGAGATCGTCGAGGAGCTGCGCGACGCCGTCGGGCTCCCGCACGGGCGCGACGCGCTCCCGGGCGACGCGCTGCTCGGCATGCACGCGCACAACGACTCGGGGTGCGCCGTCGCGAACACGCTCGCGGCCGTCGAGGCTGGCGCGGCCCACGTCCAGGGGACGGTCAACGGGTACGGGGAGCGCACGGGCAACGTCGACCTGCTGACGGTCGTCGCGAACCTCGAGCTCAAGCACGGGCTGCGGACCCTGACCGGAGAGGGGCTCGAGGAGTCCACGCGCATCTCGCACGCGATCAGCGAGATCACCAACATCTCCCCGTACGCGCGCCAGCCGTACGTCGGCGCGAGCGCGTTCGCGCACAAGGCGGGGCTGCACGCGAGCGCGATCAAGGTCGACCCGGACCTCTACCAGCACATCGACCCGACGGCGGTCGGCAACGACATCCGCATGCTCGTCTCCGACATGGCCGGTCGCGCGTCGATCGAGCTCAAGGGCCGCGAGCTCGGCTTCGACCTGTCGGGCCAGGGCGAGCTCCTCACGCGCGTGACCAACCGCGTGAAGGACGACGAGGCGAACGGCTACACCTACGAGGCCGCGGACGCGTCGTTCGAGCTGCTGCTCCGCGAGGAGATCACGGGCGAGCGCCCCCCGTACTTCCGCGTCGAGAGCTGGCGCACGATCGTCGAGCGGGCCGGGTCGCGCGGCACCGAGGCCACGGCGGAGGCGACCGTCAAGCTCCACGCCGGGGGCGAGCGCATCGTCACGACCGGCGAGGGGAACGGGCCCGTCAACGCGCTCGACCACGCGCTCCGGCTCGCGCTCGGCCGCGTCTACCCCGAGATCGACGTGTTCGAGCTCATCGACTTCAAGGTCCGCATCCTCGACACCGAGCAGGGGACCGACGCGATCACGCGCGTCCTCATCGAGACGACCGACGGCTCGACCTCGTGGTCGACGGTCGGCGTCGGGCCGAACCTCATCGAGGCCGCCTGGGAGGCGCTGACCGACTCCGCGATCTACGGGCTGGTCCACGCGGGCGTCGACCCGCGCTGA
- a CDS encoding biotin/lipoate A/B protein ligase family protein: MRGEYKVPGGKLVAVDVEVEAGRLARVAVSGDFFLEPDDALEDIDGALTGMPETATVAQLASAVQGALGEDVTMIGFSPEAVAIAVRRALGHATGWGDHTFEIVHEGPEEPAMHLALDQVLTEELDAGRRGPTLRIWEWASPAVIIGSFQSLRNEVDPEGAERHGVTVVRRISGGGAMFVEPGNTITYSLYVPGSLVEGLSFERSYAFLDDWVLGALADVGVEATYKPLNDIASPAGKIAGAAQKRLRGGAVLHHVTMAYDIDADKMTEVLRIGREKLSDKGTTSANKRVDPVRSQTGMAREDVIEAFKRHFRSRYRTVEGKVTPEERERAQELVRTKFSTPEWTARVP; the protein is encoded by the coding sequence GTGCGTGGTGAGTACAAGGTTCCCGGTGGCAAGCTCGTGGCGGTCGACGTCGAGGTGGAGGCCGGGCGGCTCGCCCGCGTCGCGGTGAGCGGCGACTTCTTCCTCGAGCCGGACGACGCGCTCGAGGACATCGACGGCGCGCTCACGGGCATGCCGGAGACGGCGACGGTCGCGCAGCTCGCGAGCGCCGTCCAGGGCGCTCTCGGCGAGGACGTCACGATGATCGGCTTCTCGCCGGAGGCGGTCGCCATCGCCGTCCGGCGAGCCCTCGGGCACGCGACGGGCTGGGGCGACCACACCTTCGAGATCGTGCACGAGGGCCCGGAGGAGCCGGCGATGCACCTCGCGCTCGACCAGGTGCTCACCGAGGAGCTCGACGCCGGCCGCCGCGGCCCGACGCTGCGGATCTGGGAGTGGGCGTCGCCCGCGGTGATCATCGGGTCGTTCCAGTCGCTGCGCAACGAGGTGGACCCGGAGGGCGCCGAGCGCCACGGCGTGACGGTCGTGCGCCGCATCTCCGGCGGGGGCGCGATGTTCGTCGAGCCGGGGAACACCATCACCTACTCGCTCTACGTGCCCGGGTCGCTCGTCGAGGGCCTGAGCTTCGAGCGCTCCTACGCGTTCCTCGACGACTGGGTGCTCGGCGCGCTCGCGGACGTCGGTGTCGAGGCGACGTACAAGCCGCTCAACGACATCGCCTCGCCCGCAGGCAAGATCGCGGGCGCGGCGCAGAAGCGCCTGCGCGGGGGAGCGGTGCTCCACCACGTGACGATGGCGTACGACATCGACGCCGACAAGATGACCGAGGTGCTGCGCATCGGCCGCGAGAAGCTCTCCGACAAGGGCACGACGAGCGCGAACAAGCGCGTCGACCCGGTGCGCTCGCAGACGGGCATGGCGCGCGAGGACGTCATCGAGGCGTTCAAGCGGCACTTCCGGTCGCGCTACCGGACGGTCGAGGGCAAGGTCACGCCCGAGGAGCGCGAGCGCGCCCAGGAGCTCGTGCGGACGAAGTTCTCGACGCCGGAGTGGACCGCGCGCGTCCCGTGA
- a CDS encoding YggS family pyridoxal phosphate-dependent enzyme: MPLPDPSSVLPAQIAQNLARVRSRVDDAARAAGRAPSDVRLLVATKTQPADAVRAVVEAGADLIGENRVQELVAKAPDLADLVAAGRVEVHMIGHLQRNKVNQLLATATGVESVDSLALAEALAARCARDGRVLDVLVQVNVSGEESKSGVRPDDAPALATAVAALDGLRLRGFMTIGAKAPDETLVRAGFARLREVRDAVARSGAPGTAEARELSMGMSGDLELAVAEGATIVRVGTAVFGPRPTPR; encoded by the coding sequence ATGCCCCTCCCCGACCCGTCGTCCGTGCTGCCCGCGCAGATCGCGCAGAACCTCGCCCGGGTGCGGAGCAGGGTCGACGACGCCGCCCGCGCGGCCGGGCGTGCGCCGTCGGACGTGCGGCTGCTCGTGGCGACCAAGACGCAGCCGGCGGACGCCGTGCGCGCGGTCGTCGAGGCCGGCGCGGACCTGATCGGCGAGAACCGCGTCCAGGAGCTCGTCGCGAAGGCCCCCGACCTCGCCGACCTCGTGGCCGCGGGGCGTGTCGAGGTCCACATGATCGGCCACCTGCAGCGCAACAAGGTCAACCAGCTGCTCGCGACCGCCACGGGCGTCGAGAGCGTGGACTCCCTCGCGCTCGCCGAGGCGCTCGCGGCGCGCTGTGCGCGCGACGGCCGCGTGCTCGACGTCCTGGTCCAGGTCAACGTCTCCGGCGAGGAGTCCAAGTCGGGCGTCCGGCCCGACGACGCCCCCGCCCTCGCGACCGCCGTCGCGGCGCTCGACGGGCTGCGCCTGCGAGGCTTCATGACGATCGGCGCGAAGGCCCCGGACGAGACGCTGGTGCGCGCGGGTTTCGCGCGCCTGCGCGAGGTGCGCGACGCCGTCGCGCGCTCGGGCGCCCCGGGCACCGCGGAGGCGCGCGAACTCTCGATGGGCATGAGCGGCGACCTCGAGCTCGCCGTCGCGGAAGGCGCGACGATCGTCCGCGTCGGCACCGCCGTCTTCGGCCCGCGACCCACGCCGAGATAG
- a CDS encoding YccF domain-containing protein codes for MKTLLNIIWLVFAGLWLALGYVLAGIICCILIVTIPFGIASFRIAGYALWPFGRTVVDKPTAGAWSTIGNVIWVVVAGIWLAIGHVVTAIPLFVSIIGIPLGIANLKMIPVSLLPLGKDIVPTDAPYTAYQR; via the coding sequence GTGAAGACACTGCTCAACATCATCTGGCTCGTGTTCGCCGGGCTGTGGCTCGCCCTGGGCTACGTCCTGGCCGGCATCATCTGCTGCATCCTCATCGTGACGATCCCGTTCGGCATCGCGTCGTTCCGCATCGCCGGGTACGCGCTGTGGCCGTTCGGCCGCACGGTCGTGGACAAGCCGACCGCGGGCGCGTGGTCGACGATCGGCAACGTCATCTGGGTGGTCGTGGCCGGGATCTGGCTCGCGATCGGTCACGTCGTCACCGCGATCCCGCTGTTCGTGTCGATCATCGGCATCCCGCTCGGGATCGCGAACCTCAAGATGATCCCCGTCTCGCTCCTGCCGCTCGGCAAGGACATCGTCCCGACCGACGCCCCGTACACCGCCTACCAGCGCTGA
- the ybaK gene encoding Cys-tRNA(Pro) deacylase: MAKKSKSSAHAGTPAVALLEREGVAHTLHPYEHDPSSDLSYGLEAASAIGVPAEQVFKTLLAVVDGAALVVGIVPVDRQLDLKALAKAAGGKKASMAEPAAAERATGYVVGGISPLGQKQRHRTFLDDTALAFDAVYVSGGRRGLDVGLAPSDLLRLTAGTTAPIAR; the protein is encoded by the coding sequence GTGGCCAAGAAGTCGAAGTCGTCCGCGCACGCCGGCACGCCCGCGGTCGCGCTCCTCGAGCGCGAGGGCGTCGCCCACACGCTGCACCCGTACGAGCACGACCCGTCGAGCGACCTGTCCTACGGGCTCGAGGCGGCCTCGGCGATCGGGGTGCCCGCGGAGCAGGTGTTCAAGACCCTGCTCGCGGTCGTCGACGGCGCCGCGCTCGTCGTGGGGATCGTGCCCGTCGACCGTCAGCTCGACCTCAAGGCCCTCGCCAAGGCGGCGGGCGGCAAGAAGGCGAGCATGGCCGAGCCCGCCGCGGCCGAGCGCGCGACGGGCTACGTCGTCGGCGGCATCTCGCCCCTGGGCCAGAAGCAGCGCCACCGCACGTTCCTCGACGACACCGCGCTCGCGTTCGACGCCGTCTACGTCTCGGGTGGCCGCCGCGGTCTCGACGTCGGCCTCGCGCCGTCGGACCTCCTGCGCCTCACGGCGGGCACCACGGCCCCGATCGCGAGGTAG
- a CDS encoding VIT family protein, with translation MSDAPRTGVHPGEPHHPESTGSRLNRLRAGVLGANDGIVSTAGVVVGVAATSTSIPVIATAGGAALLAGALSMAAGEYVSVSTQRDTEKALLATERRELAEMPDAELAELAGIYEAKGLTPDLARQVAVQLTERDPLAAHADAELHIDPDELTSPWEAAVASIVSFTVGGLLPLAAILLAPATIRIPLTFVAVVLALVLTGWGSARLGNAPTRRATVRTVVGGAVAMGVTYAIGSLLDVNV, from the coding sequence ATGAGCGACGCACCGCGCACGGGCGTGCACCCCGGCGAGCCCCACCACCCGGAGAGCACCGGGTCACGCCTCAACCGGCTGCGCGCCGGGGTCCTGGGCGCGAACGACGGCATCGTGTCGACGGCGGGCGTCGTCGTCGGCGTCGCGGCGACGAGCACGTCGATCCCCGTCATCGCGACGGCGGGCGGGGCGGCGCTCCTCGCGGGAGCGCTGTCCATGGCGGCGGGCGAGTACGTCTCCGTGAGCACGCAGCGCGACACCGAGAAGGCCCTGCTCGCGACCGAGCGCCGCGAGCTCGCCGAGATGCCGGACGCCGAGCTCGCGGAGCTCGCGGGGATCTACGAGGCGAAAGGGCTCACACCCGACCTCGCGCGCCAGGTCGCGGTCCAGCTCACCGAGCGCGACCCGCTCGCCGCGCACGCCGACGCCGAGCTGCACATCGACCCCGACGAGCTCACCAGCCCGTGGGAGGCCGCGGTCGCGTCCATCGTGTCGTTCACGGTGGGCGGCCTGCTGCCGCTCGCGGCGATCCTCCTCGCCCCGGCGACCATCCGCATCCCGCTCACGTTCGTCGCCGTCGTGCTCGCGCTCGTGCTCACGGGCTGGGGCTCCGCGCGCCTCGGGAACGCGCCGACCCGGCGCGCGACGGTCCGGACCGTCGTCGGCGGCGCGGTCGCGATGGGCGTGACCTACGCGATCGGGTCGCTGCTCGACGTCAACGTGTAG
- a CDS encoding GNAT family N-acetyltransferase, which produces MATRGTTRPGATGAVVVRPASTVTWDELATVFGERGYPATCWCQRQVLGDRVWYRTPPEERARLLHEQTSCDDPGAPTTSGLVAFLDGEPAGWVAVGPRPTYRRLRGSPVPWSGRAAGDAQDKDDAGVWAVACFVVRAGFRGLGLTYDLARAAVGYAREHGATAVEGYPILDPAGAPITWGENSVGSVQAFRAAGLVEVARPTTRRRVMRLDLRPADG; this is translated from the coding sequence GTGGCGACGCGCGGCACGACGCGCCCCGGGGCGACCGGGGCCGTCGTCGTGCGCCCGGCCAGCACGGTGACGTGGGACGAGCTCGCGACCGTGTTCGGCGAGCGCGGCTATCCCGCGACGTGCTGGTGCCAGCGCCAGGTGCTCGGCGACCGCGTCTGGTACCGGACGCCGCCCGAGGAGCGGGCCCGGCTCCTGCACGAGCAGACGAGCTGCGACGACCCGGGAGCGCCGACCACGAGCGGCCTCGTCGCGTTCCTCGACGGCGAGCCCGCGGGCTGGGTCGCGGTCGGACCGCGCCCGACCTACCGGCGCCTGCGGGGGAGCCCGGTCCCGTGGTCGGGGCGTGCGGCGGGCGACGCGCAGGACAAGGACGACGCGGGCGTGTGGGCCGTCGCGTGCTTCGTGGTGCGCGCGGGCTTCCGCGGGCTGGGGCTGACGTACGACCTCGCGCGGGCCGCCGTCGGGTACGCGCGCGAGCACGGCGCGACGGCGGTCGAGGGGTACCCGATCCTCGACCCGGCCGGCGCACCGATCACCTGGGGGGAGAACTCGGTCGGCAGCGTCCAGGCGTTCCGTGCGGCGGGTCTGGTGGAGGTGGCGCGCCCGACGACGCGACGCCGGGTCATGCGCCTCGACCTGCGTCCCGCGGACGGGTGA
- a CDS encoding GNAT family N-acetyltransferase — translation MTIETRTPGVDELGEVVDVLRSWQDDAAPLQLHPGDVGWYWRFGAPATAAALRTWRREGRVVAVGLLDGLDLLRLGIAPDLQRDDELARRLADDAARPERGVLGPGGASVEAPVGALVDEHLAAAGWRVDERWALLRRDLATPVEDSGVRAREVGPSEAAAWAEALRSSFGGTRAAPERWHALATGLPYADARCLLVHDGAAVPDDPARAGHEPAAAVIAVWSAGPGRPGLIEPMGVHADHRRRGLGRAVTLAGLAALRALGASSALVATPASNVGGVATYVAAGFVHLPERFDRRREAV, via the coding sequence GTGACGATCGAGACGCGCACCCCCGGGGTCGACGAGCTGGGCGAGGTCGTCGACGTGCTCCGCTCGTGGCAGGACGACGCCGCGCCGCTGCAGCTCCATCCCGGCGACGTGGGCTGGTACTGGCGGTTCGGCGCTCCGGCGACCGCCGCCGCGCTGCGGACGTGGCGCCGCGAGGGACGGGTGGTCGCCGTCGGGCTGCTCGACGGCCTCGACCTGCTCCGCCTGGGGATCGCGCCGGACCTGCAGCGCGACGACGAGCTCGCGCGCCGCCTCGCCGACGACGCCGCCCGACCCGAGCGGGGCGTGCTGGGGCCGGGCGGAGCGTCGGTCGAGGCACCGGTAGGTGCCCTCGTGGACGAGCACCTGGCCGCGGCGGGCTGGCGCGTCGACGAGCGGTGGGCGCTCCTGCGCCGCGACCTGGCCACGCCGGTGGAGGACTCGGGGGTCCGGGCGCGCGAGGTCGGGCCGTCGGAGGCCGCCGCGTGGGCCGAGGCGCTGCGCTCGTCGTTCGGCGGGACGCGGGCCGCGCCGGAGCGCTGGCACGCCCTGGCGACCGGGCTCCCGTACGCCGACGCGCGGTGTCTCCTCGTGCACGACGGCGCGGCGGTCCCCGACGACCCGGCCCGCGCCGGTCACGAGCCCGCGGCAGCGGTGATCGCGGTGTGGTCCGCCGGCCCGGGGCGTCCCGGGCTGATCGAGCCGATGGGCGTGCACGCCGATCATCGTCGTCGGGGCCTGGGCCGGGCAGTCACCCTCGCCGGCCTGGCGGCGCTCCGCGCGCTGGGCGCGTCGAGCGCGCTCGTCGCGACGCCGGCGTCCAACGTCGGGGGCGTCGCCACGTACGTCGCCGCGGGGTTCGTCCACCTGCCGGAGCGGTTCGACCGGCGGCGCGAGGCCGTCTGA
- a CDS encoding carboxymuconolactone decarboxylase family protein: MTQGNSTTDRPTTRAERYEHGQAVFGAVNETAPAAIAEALAGVSPELEHQISAWAYGEIYARPHLEPRDRQLVTLGMLSALGGCEPQLEIHVRTALDVGLTPQEIVEALLQAAVYCGFPRALNATAVAKQVFAERGLLPVD; the protein is encoded by the coding sequence GTGACGCAGGGGAACTCCACGACCGACCGACCGACCACGCGCGCGGAGCGCTACGAGCACGGGCAGGCGGTGTTCGGAGCCGTCAACGAGACGGCGCCCGCCGCGATCGCCGAGGCGCTCGCGGGCGTCTCGCCCGAGCTCGAGCACCAGATCTCGGCCTGGGCGTACGGCGAGATCTACGCGCGGCCGCACCTGGAGCCGCGCGACCGGCAGCTCGTCACCCTCGGGATGCTCAGCGCCCTCGGTGGCTGCGAGCCGCAGCTCGAGATCCACGTCCGCACCGCGCTCGACGTCGGGCTGACGCCGCAGGAGATCGTCGAGGCGCTCCTGCAGGCCGCCGTCTACTGCGGGTTCCCGCGGGCGCTCAACGCGACGGCCGTGGCCAAGCAGGTCTTCGCCGAGCGCGGGCTGCTCCCCGTCGACTGA
- a CDS encoding DUF3516 domain-containing protein produces MTTTTGRTPALLAHVPAPTGKAPDPDALYEGFTTWATEQGLELYPHQSEALIELVTGSHVILSTPTGSGKSLVAMGAQFAALAAHRSGRGGRTYYTAPLKALVSEKFFALVAAFGSKNVGMTTGDSAVNPDAPIICCTAEILANIALRRGGGDGVAAGPVDEDAISQVVMDEFHFYADPQRGWAWQVPLLELPNTQFLLMSATLGDTTRFVEELEERTGRPVAEVTTAQRPVPLHFSYVVEPLTEVIEELVSTRRAPVYVVHFTQKDAVERAQSLLSMNVATKSEKEAIAAELGDFRFGTGFGKTLSKFLRHGVGVHHAGMLPKYRRVVERLTQAGLLKVVCGTDTLGVGINVPIRTVLLTSLVKFDGERMRHLTAREFHQIAGRAGRAGYDTVGEVLVMAPDHVIENRKMLAKAGDDPKKLKKIVRKKAPQGSVNWTDATFERLRDAEPEPLTSHFTVTHAMVLNVLARTAQHGRGGHVDASDPRRDPVEAMRHLLLANHDTDTQRREHVRQTFRIYRSLRVAGIVERVRVPDPSRPAGYRPSVRLVGDLPREFALNQPLSPFALAALDLLDVEGATHALDVVSVIEATLDDPRQVLYAQQNAAKGEAVAAMKAEGYEYEERMALLEEITWPQPLEELLAPAFAMYKRSNPWVADAELSPKSVVRDMVERAMTFAEFVSVYGLERTEGVVLRYLADAYRALRQVVPEEHRTEEVQEIVEWLGELVRGVDSSLLDEWERLAHPVDDDADTEVGDGPLSGAGAEAPTRPVTGNPRSFRRLVRNALFRRVELASREDYRALGALDGGAGWDADAWGDALDPLFEDQGDDAIGIGPGARSAALFRVVEAGAELPAGHEGPTAEHAPGGVVPAGTWLVRQVLDDPAGDHDWAITASVDLAASDEAGEPVVTVLAVGPL; encoded by the coding sequence GTGACCACCACGACCGGCCGCACCCCGGCTCTCCTCGCGCACGTGCCCGCACCGACGGGCAAGGCCCCCGACCCGGACGCGCTCTACGAGGGGTTCACCACGTGGGCGACCGAGCAGGGCCTCGAGCTGTACCCGCACCAGAGCGAGGCGCTCATCGAGCTGGTCACCGGCTCGCACGTCATCCTCTCGACGCCCACCGGCTCGGGGAAGTCGCTCGTCGCGATGGGCGCGCAGTTCGCGGCGCTCGCCGCGCACCGCTCGGGCCGCGGCGGCCGCACGTACTACACCGCGCCGCTCAAGGCGCTCGTCAGCGAGAAGTTCTTCGCGCTCGTCGCGGCGTTCGGGTCCAAGAACGTCGGCATGACGACGGGCGACTCCGCCGTGAACCCCGACGCGCCGATCATCTGCTGCACGGCGGAGATCCTCGCGAACATCGCGCTGCGCCGCGGCGGCGGTGACGGTGTCGCCGCCGGACCTGTCGACGAGGACGCGATCTCCCAGGTCGTCATGGACGAGTTCCACTTCTACGCCGACCCGCAGCGCGGCTGGGCGTGGCAGGTGCCGCTGCTCGAGCTGCCGAACACCCAGTTCCTGCTCATGTCCGCGACGCTCGGCGACACGACCCGGTTCGTCGAGGAGCTCGAGGAGCGCACCGGCCGGCCCGTCGCCGAGGTGACCACGGCCCAGCGGCCGGTCCCGCTGCACTTCAGCTACGTCGTCGAGCCGCTGACCGAGGTCATCGAGGAGCTCGTCAGCACGCGCCGCGCGCCCGTGTACGTCGTGCACTTCACGCAGAAGGACGCGGTCGAGCGCGCGCAGTCGCTGCTGTCCATGAACGTCGCGACGAAGTCCGAGAAGGAGGCGATCGCGGCCGAGCTCGGCGACTTCCGCTTCGGCACCGGGTTCGGCAAGACGCTGAGCAAGTTCCTGCGGCACGGCGTCGGCGTGCACCACGCGGGCATGCTGCCCAAGTACCGGCGCGTCGTCGAGCGCCTCACGCAGGCCGGGCTGCTCAAGGTCGTGTGCGGCACGGACACGCTCGGGGTCGGCATCAACGTGCCCATCCGCACGGTCCTGCTCACGAGCCTCGTGAAGTTCGACGGCGAGCGCATGCGCCACCTCACGGCGCGCGAGTTCCACCAGATCGCGGGGCGCGCCGGCCGCGCCGGGTACGACACCGTGGGCGAGGTGCTCGTCATGGCGCCCGACCACGTCATCGAGAACCGCAAGATGCTCGCCAAGGCCGGCGACGACCCCAAGAAGCTCAAGAAGATCGTCCGCAAGAAGGCGCCGCAGGGCTCGGTCAACTGGACCGACGCGACGTTCGAGCGCCTGCGCGACGCCGAGCCCGAGCCCCTGACCAGCCACTTCACGGTCACGCACGCGATGGTCCTCAACGTCCTCGCGCGCACCGCCCAGCACGGCCGCGGCGGGCACGTCGACGCGTCCGACCCGCGCCGCGACCCGGTCGAGGCCATGCGGCACCTGCTCCTCGCGAACCACGACACCGACACCCAGCGCCGCGAGCACGTGCGCCAGACGTTCCGCATCTACCGCTCGCTGCGGGTCGCGGGGATCGTCGAGCGCGTGCGCGTGCCCGACCCGTCGCGCCCCGCGGGCTACCGCCCGAGCGTGCGCCTCGTCGGCGACCTGCCGCGCGAGTTCGCGCTCAACCAGCCGCTGTCGCCGTTCGCGCTCGCGGCCCTGGACCTGCTCGACGTCGAGGGCGCGACCCACGCGCTCGACGTCGTCTCCGTCATCGAGGCGACGCTCGACGACCCGCGCCAGGTCCTCTACGCCCAGCAGAACGCCGCCAAGGGCGAGGCCGTCGCCGCGATGAAGGCCGAGGGGTACGAGTACGAGGAGCGCATGGCGCTGCTCGAGGAGATCACCTGGCCCCAGCCGCTCGAGGAGCTGCTGGCGCCCGCGTTCGCCATGTACAAGCGGTCCAACCCGTGGGTCGCGGACGCCGAGCTCTCCCCCAAGTCCGTGGTCCGCGACATGGTCGAGCGCGCCATGACGTTCGCGGAGTTCGTGTCCGTCTACGGGCTCGAGCGCACCGAGGGCGTCGTGCTGCGCTACCTCGCGGACGCCTACCGCGCCCTGCGCCAGGTGGTCCCCGAGGAGCACCGCACCGAGGAGGTCCAGGAGATCGTCGAGTGGCTCGGCGAGCTGGTGCGCGGCGTCGACTCGTCGCTGCTCGACGAGTGGGAGCGCCTCGCCCACCCGGTCGACGACGACGCGGACACCGAGGTGGGCGACGGCCCGCTCTCCGGGGCGGGCGCCGAGGCGCCGACCCGGCCGGTCACGGGCAACCCGCGCTCGTTCCGGCGCCTCGTGCGCAACGCGCTTTTCCGCCGCGTCGAGCTCGCGTCCCGCGAGGACTACCGCGCGCTCGGCGCGCTCGACGGCGGCGCGGGCTGGGACGCGGACGCGTGGGGCGACGCGCTCGACCCGCTCTTCGAGGACCAGGGCGACGACGCGATCGGCATCGGGCCCGGGGCCCGCTCCGCGGCGCTGTTCCGCGTCGTCGAGGCGGGCGCAGAGCTGCCGGCCGGCCACGAGGGCCCGACGGCGGAGCACGCCCCGGGCGGCGTCGTCCCCGCGGGCACGTGGCTCGTGCGGCAAGTGCTCGACGACCCGGCGGGCGACCACGACTGGGCGATCACGGCGAGCGTCGACCTCGCGGCGAGCGACGAGGCGGGCGAGCCGGTCGTGACCGTGCTGGCCGTCGGGCCGCTGTAG